Proteins encoded together in one Yersinia mollaretii ATCC 43969 window:
- the fliJ gene encoding flagellar export protein FliJ: MKSQSPLVTLRDLAQKAVEQATTQLGQVRLSYHNAEQQLTMLLSYQDEYRVRLNDTLSNGMASSSWQNYQQFIQTLEQAIDQHRNQLAQWNVKVEQAVKHWQEKQQRLNAFETLQERAETTQRLQENRLDQKLMDEFAQRASQRSLNS; this comes from the coding sequence ATGAAAAGCCAGTCCCCCCTCGTCACCCTGCGCGACCTCGCTCAAAAGGCGGTCGAACAGGCCACCACTCAGCTAGGGCAAGTTCGCTTGTCCTACCATAATGCTGAGCAGCAACTCACCATGTTGCTCTCTTATCAAGATGAGTATCGGGTGCGATTGAATGACACGCTGAGTAACGGCATGGCCTCCTCCAGCTGGCAAAATTATCAGCAATTTATTCAAACACTGGAACAAGCCATTGATCAGCATCGCAATCAGTTGGCGCAGTGGAATGTCAAAGTTGAACAGGCAGTCAAGCATTGGCAAGAGAAGCAGCAACGGCTAAACGCGTTTGAAACCTTGCAAGAACGGGCTGAGACCACCCAGCGCTTACAGGAAAACCGTTTGGATCAAAAATTGATGGATGAGTTCGCCCAGCGCGCCTCACAAAGGAGTCTTAATTCATGA
- the fliI gene encoding flagellar protein export ATPase FliI: protein MTARLGRWLTSLDKFEERISQSTTIRRYGRLTRATGLVLEATGLQLPLGATCLIERYDNGEVQEVESEVVGFNGQRLFLMPLEEVEGIVPGARVYARITTGGASASKQLPLGPELLGRVLDGSAKPLDGLPAPETGYRAPLITPPINPLQRTAIEQVLDVGVRTINALLTVGRGQRMGLFAGSGVGKSVLLGMMARYTQADVIVVGLIGERGREVKDFIENILGPEGRARSVVIAAPADVSPLLRMQGAAYATRIAEDFRDRGQHVLLIMDSLTRYAMAQREIALAIGEPPATKGYPPSVFAKLPALVERAGNGVTGGGSITAFYTVLTEGDDQQDPIADSARAILDGHVVLSRRLAESGHYPAIDIEASISRAMTSLIDENHYSKVRQFKQLLASYQRNRDLVSVGAYAAGSDPLLDKAIALYPQMEIFLQQGMYERSSYEDACQHLKSLFPG from the coding sequence ATGACCGCCCGCCTAGGTCGCTGGCTCACCTCTTTGGATAAATTCGAAGAGCGGATCAGCCAATCAACCACCATTCGTCGCTACGGGCGATTAACCCGCGCGACGGGGCTGGTACTGGAAGCCACCGGGCTGCAACTCCCCTTGGGCGCAACTTGCCTCATTGAGCGCTACGATAACGGCGAAGTGCAGGAAGTGGAGAGCGAAGTGGTCGGTTTTAACGGCCAACGGCTGTTTTTAATGCCACTGGAAGAAGTTGAAGGTATCGTGCCGGGCGCAAGAGTCTATGCGCGCATCACCACTGGTGGAGCTTCAGCCAGCAAACAACTGCCCCTCGGCCCTGAGTTACTGGGCCGCGTGCTGGATGGCAGTGCCAAACCCCTTGATGGTTTACCTGCCCCTGAAACCGGCTATCGTGCGCCCCTGATCACCCCCCCTATCAACCCCTTGCAGCGTACCGCCATTGAGCAGGTTTTGGATGTCGGCGTGCGTACCATCAATGCGCTGCTGACGGTGGGTCGTGGGCAGCGTATGGGCCTGTTCGCCGGTTCTGGCGTGGGTAAAAGTGTGCTGCTGGGCATGATGGCCCGCTACACCCAAGCCGATGTGATTGTGGTGGGTTTGATTGGTGAACGTGGCCGTGAAGTTAAAGATTTTATCGAGAACATTTTAGGCCCAGAAGGCCGCGCCCGTTCGGTGGTCATTGCCGCCCCTGCCGATGTCTCGCCACTGCTGCGTATGCAAGGGGCTGCCTATGCCACCCGCATTGCCGAAGATTTTCGCGATCGCGGCCAGCACGTATTGCTGATTATGGACTCCTTGACCCGCTACGCCATGGCGCAGCGTGAAATTGCCCTCGCCATCGGCGAGCCGCCCGCCACCAAAGGGTATCCGCCCTCCGTCTTTGCCAAATTACCCGCGTTGGTTGAACGGGCCGGTAACGGCGTCACGGGCGGTGGCTCCATCACCGCATTTTATACCGTCTTAACCGAAGGCGATGACCAGCAAGATCCGATCGCTGACTCTGCCCGCGCCATTCTTGATGGGCATGTGGTGTTATCACGGCGTCTGGCTGAATCCGGTCACTATCCGGCCATCGATATTGAAGCCTCGATCAGCCGTGCCATGACTTCGCTGATTGATGAGAACCACTACAGCAAAGTGCGTCAGTTCAAACAGTTACTGGCCAGTTATCAGCGTAACCGCGATTTGGTCAGTGTCGGTGCTTATGCTGCCGGAAGTGACCCCTTGCTGGATAAAGCTATTGCGCTCTACCCGCAGATGGAGATCTTTTTGCAGCAGGGCATGTATGAACGCAGCAGTTACGAAGATGCTTGCCAGCATCTGAAGAGCCTGTTCCCGGGCTAA
- the fliH gene encoding flagellar assembly protein FliH, protein MSDRINALPWQPWSLNDFASQSETPPVVQAPDISMLFTDEPGTDTEPTEIDEQQTLMNLQLEAEKQGRQQGFAKGLQEGLDKGYQTGLEEGHQQALADAQKELAPMTAHWQMLVNDFQSTLDALDSVIASRLMQMALAAAKQILGQPAICDGTALLAQIQQLIQQEPMFAGKPQLRVNPEDLALVEQRLGSTLSLNGWRLLGDSQIHSGGCKVSAEEGDLDASLATRWHELCRLAAPGEL, encoded by the coding sequence ATGTCTGATCGGATTAATGCCCTGCCCTGGCAACCTTGGTCACTCAACGACTTTGCCAGTCAATCAGAGACGCCTCCGGTGGTTCAGGCACCGGATATCAGTATGCTGTTTACCGATGAGCCGGGCACTGATACCGAGCCAACCGAAATTGATGAGCAACAGACACTGATGAATCTGCAACTCGAAGCGGAGAAGCAAGGTCGTCAGCAAGGGTTCGCCAAAGGGTTGCAAGAGGGGCTGGATAAAGGTTATCAAACCGGGCTGGAAGAGGGTCATCAACAAGCATTGGCTGATGCTCAGAAAGAGCTGGCCCCGATGACCGCGCACTGGCAGATGTTGGTGAATGACTTCCAAAGTACCCTTGATGCACTCGACAGCGTGATCGCCTCACGATTAATGCAGATGGCGCTGGCGGCCGCGAAACAAATTCTGGGGCAGCCCGCTATTTGTGATGGTACGGCGTTACTGGCCCAGATTCAGCAACTGATTCAGCAAGAGCCGATGTTTGCTGGCAAGCCCCAATTGCGGGTCAATCCCGAGGATTTAGCCCTCGTCGAGCAGCGCTTAGGTTCTACACTGAGCCTCAATGGCTGGCGTTTGCTGGGGGATAGCCAAATTCATTCGGGCGGCTGCAAGGTGAGCGCCGAAGAGGGCGATCTGGATGCCAGTCTGGCCACCCGCTGGCATGAACTCTGCCGTCTGGCTGCTCCGGGAGAGTTATAA
- the fliG gene encoding flagellar motor switch protein FliG gives MSLTGTEKSAIMLMTLGEDHAAEVFKHLSSREVQQLSTTMASMRQVSHQQLVDVLAEFEDDAEQYAALSVNASDYLRTVLIKALGEERASSLLEDILESRETTSGMETLNFMEPQMAADLIRDEHPQIIATILVHLKRAQAADILALFDERLRNDVMLRIATFGGVQPAALAELTEVLNNLLDGQNLKRSKMGGIRTAAEIINLMKTQQEETVMDAVREYDGELAQKIIDEMFLFENLASVDDRSIQRLLQEIDNESLLIALKGADQALRERFLSNMSLRAAEILRDDLATRGPVRMSLVENEQKAILLIVRRLAESGEIVIGGGEDIYV, from the coding sequence ATGAGCCTGACCGGAACTGAAAAAAGCGCCATCATGCTGATGACACTGGGTGAAGACCATGCCGCCGAGGTGTTTAAGCATCTCTCCTCGCGCGAAGTACAGCAACTCAGTACCACTATGGCGAGTATGCGTCAGGTCTCTCACCAGCAGTTGGTCGATGTCCTGGCTGAGTTTGAAGATGACGCCGAGCAATATGCCGCGCTGAGTGTGAACGCCAGCGACTACCTGCGCACCGTGCTGATAAAAGCACTGGGCGAAGAGCGTGCTTCCAGTTTGCTGGAAGACATTCTGGAGTCGCGCGAAACCACCAGTGGCATGGAAACACTCAACTTTATGGAGCCGCAGATGGCGGCCGACCTGATCCGCGACGAGCATCCGCAGATTATCGCCACCATTCTGGTTCATCTGAAACGCGCTCAGGCGGCCGATATTCTGGCGCTGTTCGACGAGCGCCTGCGCAACGACGTGATGCTACGTATCGCCACCTTTGGCGGTGTCCAGCCAGCGGCGTTGGCTGAGTTGACCGAAGTGCTGAACAACCTGCTTGATGGTCAGAATCTCAAACGCAGCAAAATGGGCGGTATCCGTACCGCAGCCGAGATTATCAACCTGATGAAAACTCAGCAGGAAGAGACGGTTATGGATGCAGTGCGCGAATACGACGGCGAACTGGCACAGAAGATTATCGACGAGATGTTCCTGTTCGAGAATTTGGCCAGTGTCGACGACCGCAGCATTCAGCGTTTGCTACAAGAGATCGACAACGAATCGCTGTTGATTGCTTTGAAAGGGGCCGATCAGGCACTGCGCGAGCGTTTCCTCAGCAACATGTCACTGCGTGCGGCAGAGATTCTGCGCGACGATCTTGCCACCCGTGGGCCAGTACGGATGTCACTGGTCGAAAACGAACAGAAAGCCATCTTGCTTATCGTCCGCCGTTTGGCGGAGAGCGGCGAGATAGTGATTGGCGGTGGCGAGGATATCTATGTCTGA
- the fliF gene encoding flagellar basal-body MS-ring/collar protein FliF: MNASITGGENRDNAFTTTLARLRANPKIPLLIAAAAAVAIIVALMLWAKSPDYRVLYSNLSDRDGGEIVTQLTQLNIPYRFADNGGALLIPAEKVHETRLRLAQQGLPKGGAVGFELLDQEKFGISQFSEQVNYQRALEGELARTIGTLGPVLNVRVHLAMPKPSLFVREQKSPTASVTLALQPGRALDDGQINAIVYMVSSSVAGLPPGNVTVVDQTGRLLTQSDSAGRDLNAAQLKFTNEVENRFQRRIETILAPMVGNGNVHAQVTAQVDFASREQTDEEYKPNQAANQGAVRSQQTSNSEQLGGSNVGGVPGALSNQPSATPVAPIEVPQPAPAAGAAGATANNANAANRPAATTAARSTATSSNSRHDQTTNFEVDRTIRHTQQQAGIVQRLSVAVVVNYGSDKAGKPVALSKDQLAQVESLTREAMGFSTDRGDTLNVVNTPFNATDDGSGSSLPFWQQQSFFDQLLNAGRYLLILLVAWILWRKLVRPMITKKQIADKAAASVNSMVQTAQTAETVKQSKEELALRKKNQQRVSAEVQAQRIRELADKDPRIVALVIRQWMSNDQ, encoded by the coding sequence ATGAATGCCTCAATAACTGGCGGTGAAAATCGTGATAACGCTTTTACGACGACGCTGGCACGCCTACGCGCGAATCCAAAAATCCCACTGCTGATTGCGGCGGCAGCGGCTGTCGCTATCATTGTCGCGCTGATGTTATGGGCTAAAAGCCCCGATTACCGCGTCCTTTATAGCAATCTCAGTGATCGTGACGGTGGTGAAATCGTTACACAACTGACACAACTGAATATTCCTTACCGCTTCGCTGATAATGGCGGCGCATTGTTGATCCCAGCAGAGAAGGTGCATGAAACCCGCCTGCGTTTGGCGCAACAAGGGCTGCCTAAAGGCGGTGCGGTCGGTTTTGAATTACTGGATCAAGAAAAATTTGGTATCAGCCAATTCAGTGAACAAGTTAACTACCAGCGGGCACTGGAAGGTGAACTTGCTCGCACCATTGGTACTCTCGGGCCAGTGTTGAATGTACGGGTTCATTTGGCGATGCCAAAACCCTCGCTCTTCGTCCGTGAACAAAAATCCCCGACGGCCTCGGTGACACTGGCTTTGCAACCGGGCCGCGCACTCGATGATGGCCAGATCAACGCTATCGTCTATATGGTTTCCAGCAGTGTGGCGGGTTTACCGCCGGGCAATGTGACGGTTGTTGACCAAACAGGTCGTTTGCTGACGCAATCCGACAGCGCCGGTCGCGATTTAAATGCCGCGCAACTCAAATTTACCAATGAAGTTGAAAACCGCTTCCAGCGCCGCATCGAAACTATCCTTGCGCCGATGGTCGGTAATGGCAATGTCCATGCGCAGGTCACGGCACAGGTTGATTTTGCCAGCCGCGAGCAGACCGACGAAGAGTACAAACCGAATCAGGCCGCCAACCAAGGGGCGGTTCGCTCCCAGCAAACCAGTAATAGCGAGCAACTGGGCGGCAGCAATGTCGGCGGTGTACCGGGCGCACTCTCCAATCAGCCCTCGGCGACGCCAGTCGCGCCGATTGAAGTGCCTCAGCCAGCCCCTGCGGCAGGTGCTGCTGGCGCGACGGCGAATAACGCCAATGCCGCGAACCGCCCTGCGGCAACCACAGCAGCCCGCTCGACAGCCACCTCCAGCAATAGTCGTCACGACCAAACCACTAACTTTGAAGTTGACCGCACCATTCGCCATACCCAGCAACAAGCGGGCATAGTACAGCGCCTGTCGGTGGCGGTGGTGGTCAATTATGGCAGTGATAAAGCGGGCAAACCTGTTGCCTTGTCGAAAGATCAGTTAGCGCAAGTGGAATCACTGACGCGCGAGGCGATGGGCTTCTCGACTGACCGTGGCGACACCTTAAATGTGGTCAACACACCATTTAATGCCACCGATGATGGCAGCGGCAGCTCCCTGCCCTTCTGGCAACAACAGTCGTTCTTTGATCAGCTGCTGAATGCCGGTCGTTATCTGCTGATCTTGCTGGTGGCATGGATTCTGTGGCGCAAACTGGTGCGCCCAATGATCACCAAGAAACAAATTGCTGATAAAGCCGCAGCCTCGGTCAATAGCATGGTGCAGACCGCGCAGACCGCTGAGACGGTGAAGCAAAGTAAAGAAGAGCTGGCCCTGCGTAAGAAGAATCAGCAGCGCGTGAGTGCTGAAGTTCAGGCCCAGCGTATACGCGAACTTGCGGATAAAGACCCACGTATTGTCGCGTTGGTGATCCGTCAATGGATGAGTAATGACCAATGA
- the fliE gene encoding flagellar hook-basal body complex protein FliE, whose amino-acid sequence MSVQGIEGVLQQLQVTALQASGSAKTLPAEAGFANELKAALGKISETQQHARTQAQNFELGVPGVGLNDVMVDMQKSSVSLQLGIQVRNKLVAAYQDVMNMGV is encoded by the coding sequence ATGTCTGTTCAAGGTATTGAAGGCGTTTTACAGCAGTTGCAGGTCACGGCATTGCAGGCATCGGGATCGGCGAAAACACTCCCCGCCGAGGCGGGTTTTGCCAACGAGTTAAAAGCGGCTCTCGGTAAGATCAGTGAAACCCAGCAACATGCCCGGACTCAGGCACAAAATTTTGAGTTGGGTGTCCCCGGTGTTGGCCTAAATGATGTGATGGTGGATATGCAGAAATCATCAGTCTCGTTGCAACTGGGTATTCAGGTGCGCAATAAGCTGGTCGCCGCTTACCAAGACGTGATGAATATGGGCGTGTGA
- a CDS encoding DNA-3-methyladenine glycosylase family protein, producing MFYSYGETEINHLKRRDKKMAAAIDRLGMIARPLSPDLFAALIRNIVDQQISVKAALTVNARLVALLGTITPFTVAAASAEAIQGCGMTMKKAGYIKGAAEAALNGSLDLAAIAQLPDSDVITQLSNLNGVGIWTAEMLMISSLCRPDVLSWGDLAIRRGMMNLYRHKTLPRERFERYRRRYAPYGTTASLYLWALSHETE from the coding sequence GTGTTCTACAGTTACGGTGAAACCGAGATTAATCATCTCAAACGGCGGGATAAAAAGATGGCCGCGGCCATCGACCGTTTGGGAATGATAGCCCGCCCATTATCCCCTGATCTATTTGCCGCATTGATCCGAAATATTGTCGATCAGCAGATATCGGTTAAAGCGGCACTCACTGTTAATGCCCGTCTGGTAGCACTACTGGGCACGATTACGCCATTCACTGTCGCGGCAGCATCCGCAGAAGCGATTCAGGGATGTGGCATGACAATGAAAAAGGCCGGATATATTAAAGGCGCAGCAGAGGCGGCACTGAATGGCTCACTGGATTTAGCGGCTATTGCGCAATTACCTGATAGTGATGTCATTACTCAGTTATCCAACCTCAATGGCGTGGGCATCTGGACCGCAGAAATGTTAATGATATCCTCACTCTGCCGCCCCGATGTACTCAGTTGGGGTGATTTGGCGATCCGCCGTGGCATGATGAATTTATATCGCCATAAAACACTGCCGCGTGAACGTTTTGAACGATACCGCCGCCGCTACGCCCCCTACGGAACCACCGCATCACTCTATTTATGGGCGCTATCGCACGAAACAGAGTGA
- a CDS encoding HD domain-containing phosphohydrolase codes for MLSNLFGLKNRYPLHIQIAALFTLLIVSIGVVIIAFGHSQLTKLTEISTNRQYQKTGEAIAAELDAVTRPMMMSVNLLASMQITELSTLEQRMAFVGKFIEVLQQNDYASAIYSAYPNGDLFMLRRLTEANRVLFHAPEDAEWMIQSNRFLDSLPEKRFIYLNKQQQVIAVMPRDNDNYDPRRRDWFILAAASPTLITSPIYIFKGTGEVGFTYSRQAENKQAIIGLDVSLASLSQFLIRQNLPPGSQAIIINSRGEVIASLPKTKETAATVTSEDKQVPVLQALLNTQKNSLASNPTQQSDPARSIMFEAKNQSWFGSIVDINTNGNDYQLVIATPASYLTADANSIRNHSTFIAFILLMLGLPLVWYFSRKISKPLIRLRQDADSISNLYFEERELEHSVIEEVDELHKSMSKMKSTLKQFISMGNMLTTENNFYRQMQGLLSETTEIAAMTGGIIFLTDKDTGTFTPTAFRWNGKNIPVTEMSSLQIENDNFSTFQQVLEGKTIVGTLNKENIFNQLQDFLQPYLPLRFIAVPMKTHDDQLLGFLLLFNPYVLNAERERSKIQLVNALVGSLSVSVETQRLLQEQKNLLNAFIELIAGAIDAKSAYTGGHCQRVPEITKMLARAAVNVKEGPFAHFNLSENEWEELHTACWLHDCGKITTPEFVVDKSTKLELIYDRIHEIRMRFEVLKREKEIAFLRRHATITASEVDQQALADELRQLDEDFYFIAHCNIGGEFMSDEAIARIQQIAGYHWTRTLDDNAGVAHEERVRKARQSAPSLPVQEPMLADKEEHIIYRDNKNKRPEYYDFKVQEPTFLYNRGEIYNLSIRRGTLTEEDRYKINEHIMQTIVMLKKLPFPRTMANVPVIAGGHHERMDGKGYPYQLTYKQMSIPVRMMAIADVFEALTAADRPYKPGKLLSEALNIMVNMVNENHLDRDLFILFLQSGIWHEYAVAHLQADKVDAIDISVLLQKVGNQDILLAESA; via the coding sequence ATGTTAAGTAACCTGTTCGGACTAAAAAACCGCTATCCTCTACACATCCAGATAGCCGCCCTATTTACTCTCTTGATCGTCTCAATTGGGGTTGTCATTATTGCTTTTGGCCATAGCCAATTAACTAAATTGACTGAAATCAGCACCAACCGTCAGTATCAAAAAACCGGAGAGGCCATTGCCGCTGAACTGGATGCAGTAACCCGGCCCATGATGATGTCAGTTAACCTTCTCGCCAGTATGCAAATAACAGAATTATCGACACTTGAGCAAAGAATGGCTTTTGTCGGTAAGTTTATTGAAGTTCTGCAACAAAATGACTACGCCAGTGCTATCTATAGCGCTTACCCCAACGGCGATTTATTTATGTTACGCCGTCTGACTGAGGCTAACCGTGTACTATTCCATGCGCCTGAAGACGCCGAATGGATGATTCAAAGTAATCGTTTTCTGGATAGTCTGCCGGAAAAACGTTTTATTTATCTGAATAAGCAGCAACAAGTTATTGCGGTGATGCCGCGAGATAATGATAACTATGATCCTCGCAGGAGAGATTGGTTTATTTTAGCGGCCGCCAGCCCCACACTGATCACCTCCCCTATCTATATTTTTAAAGGCACAGGTGAAGTGGGCTTTACCTACAGTCGTCAGGCTGAAAATAAACAGGCAATTATTGGATTAGATGTTTCTCTGGCTTCATTATCACAATTCCTAATCAGACAAAATCTGCCGCCGGGTAGTCAGGCCATTATTATAAACTCTCGCGGTGAAGTGATTGCTAGCCTACCAAAAACCAAAGAGACGGCGGCGACCGTCACCAGCGAAGACAAGCAAGTTCCTGTATTACAAGCGCTACTCAATACTCAAAAAAATAGCCTTGCCAGTAACCCTACTCAGCAGAGTGACCCTGCCCGCAGTATTATGTTTGAAGCGAAAAATCAGTCTTGGTTCGGCTCGATTGTCGATATTAATACTAACGGCAATGACTACCAGTTGGTTATTGCAACACCTGCGAGCTATTTGACGGCTGATGCAAACTCTATCCGTAATCATTCAACCTTTATTGCATTTATCCTATTGATGCTTGGTTTGCCACTTGTTTGGTATTTCTCAAGAAAAATATCCAAACCGCTTATTCGATTACGGCAAGATGCCGACTCCATCAGTAACTTGTATTTCGAGGAGCGCGAATTAGAGCACTCTGTGATTGAAGAAGTGGATGAGCTGCATAAATCCATGTCAAAAATGAAGTCAACGCTGAAACAATTTATATCGATGGGTAATATGCTGACCACAGAAAATAATTTCTATCGTCAAATGCAGGGTCTATTAAGTGAAACAACCGAAATTGCGGCCATGACCGGCGGGATTATTTTTCTCACTGATAAAGATACCGGGACCTTTACCCCGACTGCATTCCGTTGGAATGGCAAAAATATTCCGGTGACAGAGATGTCTTCGCTACAGATAGAAAATGATAACTTCAGCACCTTCCAGCAAGTGCTTGAAGGGAAGACCATTGTCGGAACGCTGAACAAAGAGAATATATTTAATCAGCTACAAGATTTCCTGCAACCCTATTTACCTTTGCGTTTTATTGCCGTGCCGATGAAGACACATGATGATCAATTATTAGGCTTTTTACTGTTATTTAATCCTTATGTGTTAAATGCCGAACGTGAACGCTCGAAAATCCAATTGGTGAATGCTCTGGTGGGCAGTTTATCGGTTTCCGTCGAAACTCAGCGCTTATTGCAAGAACAGAAAAATCTGCTTAATGCCTTTATTGAGCTTATTGCGGGTGCCATTGATGCCAAAAGTGCCTATACCGGCGGGCACTGTCAGCGCGTACCTGAAATAACCAAAATGCTGGCACGGGCAGCGGTGAATGTTAAAGAGGGGCCTTTTGCCCACTTTAATTTATCAGAGAACGAGTGGGAAGAACTGCACACCGCCTGCTGGTTACATGACTGTGGCAAGATAACTACCCCCGAATTTGTCGTTGATAAATCGACAAAACTGGAGTTAATTTACGATCGTATTCACGAAATACGGATGCGATTTGAAGTATTAAAACGTGAAAAAGAGATCGCCTTCTTGCGTCGTCATGCCACCATCACAGCCAGTGAAGTTGATCAGCAAGCACTGGCTGACGAACTACGTCAGTTAGATGAAGATTTTTACTTTATTGCACATTGTAATATCGGCGGCGAGTTTATGTCTGATGAGGCTATTGCGCGCATCCAACAGATCGCCGGTTACCATTGGACTCGAACATTAGATGATAACGCCGGTGTGGCCCATGAAGAACGGGTGCGTAAGGCCAGACAGAGCGCGCCATCATTACCCGTGCAAGAGCCAATGCTGGCAGATAAAGAAGAGCATATTATTTACCGCGATAATAAAAATAAGCGCCCAGAATATTATGATTTCAAAGTACAAGAGCCAACCTTCCTCTATAACCGAGGGGAGATTTATAACCTCAGTATTCGTCGTGGAACATTGACGGAGGAGGACCGTTACAAAATAAACGAACACATTATGCAAACCATAGTGATGCTAAAAAAATTGCCGTTCCCACGCACCATGGCGAATGTCCCAGTGATTGCTGGTGGGCATCATGAGCGCATGGATGGTAAAGGCTACCCTTACCAATTGACCTATAAACAGATGAGTATTCCTGTGCGGATGATGGCCATTGCCGATGTATTCGAAGCCCTAACCGCCGCTGACCGCCCTTATAAACCCGGGAAGCTGTTATCTGAAGCGCTGAATATTATGGTTAACATGGTGAATGAAAATCATCTGGATCGAGATCTGTTTATTCTGTTCCTGCAATCCGGTATTTGGCATGAATATGCCGTGGCTCATCTGCAAGCGGATAAAGTTGATGCCATTGATATCTCAGTATTACTGCAAAAAGTAGGTAACCAAGATATTTTACTGGCTGAGTCGGCTTAG
- a CDS encoding helix-turn-helix transcriptional regulator, giving the protein MERTINFCPGVGSSAHVIQHTELLLTSVYIENPLLIMVNRGHKIIRWDNQECVVQAGEIVAVSSGQTVDVINGLSDDGLFFSHQLRCDPRLIATFANHPASAGLGFVPGVMPVRNLAPEFINTFGNTFKAISDIGDIPPAIVRHRMLELLLWLAHRGVKFTLSEGHTLSEKVRRCLAIDPHKIWSASEVADHMAMSEVVLRRKLAAENILLRDLMIDVRMTSALRLLQGTDWPISLIASQVGYESASRFAERFRKRFGFAPTAIRGHHRLQAAEHETSSDDYHDYLRLHTPDLGTM; this is encoded by the coding sequence ATGGAACGTACGATTAATTTTTGCCCTGGTGTGGGTAGCTCAGCACATGTTATTCAACACACAGAGCTACTACTCACTTCAGTCTATATTGAGAATCCCTTGCTCATTATGGTTAACCGTGGGCATAAGATCATTCGCTGGGATAATCAGGAGTGTGTTGTTCAAGCGGGTGAAATAGTGGCGGTAAGTAGCGGACAAACGGTTGATGTTATTAATGGCTTATCTGATGACGGACTTTTTTTTAGTCATCAACTGCGCTGTGACCCCCGTTTGATAGCGACCTTTGCTAATCATCCGGCTTCAGCGGGGCTTGGGTTTGTTCCTGGGGTTATGCCTGTGCGCAATTTAGCCCCTGAGTTCATTAATACCTTCGGTAATACATTTAAAGCCATTTCAGATATCGGGGATATCCCCCCCGCCATCGTCCGGCATCGGATGCTGGAATTACTCCTTTGGTTGGCCCACCGCGGTGTTAAATTTACCCTTAGTGAAGGTCATACCTTAAGTGAAAAAGTACGCCGTTGTTTGGCTATTGACCCACATAAAATATGGTCTGCATCCGAAGTAGCCGATCATATGGCGATGAGTGAAGTGGTATTAAGGCGAAAACTCGCAGCGGAAAATATACTCTTACGCGATTTGATGATCGACGTACGTATGACCAGCGCACTGCGTTTATTACAAGGTACAGATTGGCCAATCTCTTTAATTGCCAGCCAAGTAGGTTATGAAAGTGCATCACGTTTTGCCGAACGTTTTCGCAAACGTTTTGGTTTTGCGCCAACAGCCATACGTGGACATCATCGTTTACAGGCGGCAGAACATGAAACATCATCAGATGATTATCATGATTATTTACGTTTGCACACGCCTGATTTAGGCACTATGTAA
- the fliT gene encoding flagella biosynthesis regulatory protein FliT yields MERHQHLLSEYQQILTLSEQMLMLATEGNWDALVDLEMTYLKAVENTANITLSSCSSLALQELLRDKLRAILDNEVEIKRLLQQRLDALSELVGQSTRQQVVNNTYGQFPDHALLLGETQ; encoded by the coding sequence ATGGAACGTCACCAGCATCTTTTGTCCGAATATCAACAAATCCTGACCCTGAGTGAGCAAATGTTAATGCTGGCGACCGAGGGTAATTGGGATGCGCTGGTTGATCTGGAAATGACTTATCTCAAAGCTGTTGAAAATACCGCTAATATCACCCTATCCTCATGCTCATCCTTGGCATTACAAGAGTTATTACGGGATAAATTAAGAGCTATTTTGGATAATGAAGTTGAAATTAAGCGTTTATTACAACAGCGTCTTGATGCATTAAGTGAGTTGGTTGGGCAATCCACCCGACAGCAAGTGGTTAATAATACTTATGGTCAGTTTCCTGACCATGCATTGCTGCTAGGTGAAACACAGTAA